In the Mycolicibacter sp. MU0102 genome, one interval contains:
- a CDS encoding NAD-dependent epimerase/dehydratase family protein — MRALVTGAAGFIGSTLVDRLRADGHQVVGLDNFATGRAVNIEHLAGDAGFTFVEADIVSADLQEILAQHQPEVVFHLAAQIDVRHSVADPVFDASVNVVGTIRLAEAARTAGVRKIVHTSSGGSIYGTPQSYPTGEDVPTDPASPYAAGKVAGEIYLNTFGHLYGLQCSHIAPANVYGPRQDPHGEAGVVAIFAQALLEGRPTKVFGDGSNTRDYVFVDDVVDAFVRASGEQGNGQRFNVGTGVETSDRQLHTAVAAAVGAPDDPEFHPPRLGDLKRSCLDISRGADVLGWRPRVALADGVTRTVEYFRQVKTV, encoded by the coding sequence GTGCGAGCACTGGTCACCGGAGCAGCCGGGTTCATCGGATCGACGTTGGTCGACCGCCTGCGGGCGGACGGGCATCAGGTAGTCGGGCTGGACAATTTCGCCACCGGGCGAGCCGTCAACATCGAGCATCTGGCCGGCGACGCCGGCTTCACCTTCGTCGAGGCCGACATCGTCTCGGCGGACCTGCAGGAGATCCTGGCGCAGCACCAGCCCGAGGTGGTCTTTCACCTGGCCGCCCAGATCGATGTACGCCACTCGGTGGCCGACCCGGTCTTCGACGCCTCGGTCAATGTCGTCGGGACGATCCGGCTGGCCGAGGCCGCGCGGACGGCGGGGGTGCGCAAGATTGTGCACACCTCCTCGGGCGGGTCGATCTACGGCACCCCGCAGAGCTATCCGACCGGCGAAGACGTGCCGACCGACCCAGCCTCGCCCTACGCCGCCGGGAAGGTGGCCGGTGAGATCTACCTCAACACCTTTGGCCACCTCTACGGGCTGCAGTGCTCCCACATCGCGCCGGCCAACGTCTACGGACCGCGCCAGGACCCGCATGGCGAGGCCGGGGTGGTGGCGATCTTCGCCCAGGCGTTGCTGGAGGGCAGGCCCACCAAGGTGTTCGGCGACGGATCGAACACCCGCGACTACGTGTTCGTCGATGACGTGGTGGACGCCTTCGTCCGGGCTTCGGGGGAGCAGGGCAACGGGCAACGGTTCAACGTCGGCACCGGGGTGGAAACCTCCGACCGGCAGCTGCATACGGCGGTGGCCGCCGCCGTCGGCGCACCTGATGACCCGGAGTTCCATCCGCCGCGCCTCGGTGACCTTAAGCGGTCCTGCTTGGACATCTCGCGGGGCGCGGACGTGCTGGGTTGGCGCCCGCGGGTCGCGCTGGCCGACGGGGTGACACGCACCGTGGAGTACTTCCGGCAGGTGAAGACCGTCTGA
- a CDS encoding VIT1/CCC1 transporter family protein, with protein sequence MLPPHSAEPHDGSLASKLNWLRAGVLGANDGIVSIAGIVVGVAAATVQRGPIFTAGIAGVAAGAVSMALGEYVSVSTQRDTEQAVLHKERRELQQDPAAELDELASLYEAKGLSAATAQLVAEELTHHDAFAAHAEVELGIDPDDLTNPWQAAAASALAFTVGALLPMVAILLPPTTWRVPVTVLVVLLALMLTGVVSARLGGANVRNALIRNTTGGALALGTTYLIGQLVGHTIG encoded by the coding sequence ATGCTTCCACCGCACTCAGCCGAGCCCCACGACGGCTCGCTGGCGTCGAAACTCAATTGGTTGCGCGCCGGAGTATTGGGCGCCAACGACGGCATCGTCTCGATCGCGGGCATCGTGGTCGGTGTTGCCGCGGCCACCGTGCAACGGGGTCCGATCTTCACCGCCGGTATCGCCGGTGTGGCGGCCGGCGCTGTATCAATGGCCCTCGGTGAGTACGTTTCGGTGAGTACGCAACGTGACACCGAACAGGCTGTGCTCCACAAGGAGCGTCGCGAACTGCAACAAGACCCGGCTGCCGAGCTCGATGAACTTGCGAGTTTGTATGAAGCCAAAGGACTGTCGGCGGCAACAGCCCAGTTGGTGGCCGAAGAGCTGACCCATCACGATGCGTTCGCTGCGCACGCTGAGGTCGAGCTGGGCATCGATCCGGACGATTTGACCAACCCGTGGCAGGCTGCGGCGGCATCAGCCCTCGCGTTCACGGTGGGAGCGCTGTTGCCGATGGTCGCGATCCTGCTGCCGCCAACGACGTGGCGAGTGCCGGTGACCGTCCTGGTCGTGCTGCTGGCGCTGATGCTCACCGGTGTGGTCTCAGCACGCTTGGGTGGGGCAAACGTCCGAAACGCCTTGATCCGCAATACCACCGGCGGGGCGCTCGCGCTGGGCACCACATACCTGATCGGCCAGTTGGTCGGCCACACAATCGGCTAG